The Vitis vinifera cultivar Pinot Noir 40024 chromosome 7, ASM3070453v1 genomic interval CTGTTGAAGAGCTTGCTGcaaattgttttctttgttgACCCGTTTAAGGCATTCTGACTATAGCATATAAGTCAGATGAGTCCTGTGTCGTAAGTGAACACAGACTAAATCCTGATTATACTCTCTTTTTCCCTCCATTTGGAGTTACTTAAGCATAATGTTTATTTGAGCACTGTTAGTTAAGCATATTCATTCAGTAATTAGAGAATTATTCCTAGTGGCTCAGCTCAAATTGCTATTTGTTTTTGTTCCTTGTTCTTGGGTGATATATTAAATGTTAGTCTGCTAGGTTTACAACTACTGatcaaattaatgttttcaatCTGATGCACTGTTTCTAGTACTATTCTCTGAATGCAGCTTTAGATTTATGCATGATTAGACTAAAGCAGAGAAATGCTGAAGTATATCATTGCTTCTTGTGAACATTTGCTTCTATATGCTATCAGGAGGCCTGGTGAGGAGAGTGATGCTGAATCTTCAAGAGAGACAAGTAGTGCTGGAAGCAGTGACTGTGAAGCAGAAAGGCGAGCCAAAGGTGTTGCAGATGGTGCATGGAGTCAGCACAATCCTATGAATTTAAACTCACAAAGAATGAGCAGACTCTCTTTGAGAGAGAAGTCTCATATGAGTTCATCCAGTGATGAAGCTGAGGTTTGCAACTCACCAGGTCTACGTGTATTTGAGTATTTGGAACAGGAACAACCACATATTCGCAAACCTTTGGCTGATAAGGCAAGTCCAATTTCTTGGAGATTATTCTATTTAACTTGAGCATCATTCATTTCTTTGTCCTAACATGTGGCCATCCCCACAGATTTCAGTTCTTGCAGCTCAATTTCCAGAGATTGGGATGTACAGAAGCTGTGATCTATTGCCTGCAAGTTGGATGTCTGTAGCTTGGTATGTCTTTGTCATTTGCACTGATTAGATGTTAGAATGTTAGTTGCCTTCATTGTCATTCTTATTTCTTgctttgattttcaatttttatgacTTGGAGTTTGGGTGTAGGTatccaatatatagaatacCTATGGGCCAAACGCTACGAGATCTGGATGCATCTTTTTTGACCTTCCATTCATTATCAACACATTCTAGAagtatctctctctctctctttctctctgttGCTCTCCCTTTCTTTCTCTGAGGCACAAACACATAATCCACTCAACACTGTGTGCTGCCTTTGTGGTTCATAATTTTGTTGTAATTTCTTCTGCCATTGGTGCAGGCAAAGGTCAGACACAGCTTCATGGTTCGAGTGGTAGGAAGGTTTATGGTGTTGACTCATTGCCAAAGATTTCATTACCTGTCTTTGGCCTTGCCTCCTATAAGTTGAAAGGTTCTATTCTGACTCCTAGTGGAAACGAGGAATTCCAGCAAGCAAGCTCTCTATTACAAGATGCTGGCAATTGGCTCAAGCGCTTGCAGGTTGATCTTCCTGACTATCAGTTCTTTCTTTCCCATAACTCACAATGGAGGTGATGATGGGGCAGGAATATCCTTACAGTGCCTAATTCTCTTCCAAGTAGGCAGAAAAGCTCTAGGTGTCAGTTTTGGAATGAAAGTGTCGATAAACCCAAAGTGCCTCTGGTTACAAACCATCTTCTCCTCTCCTACCAAACAGCGTGGTTTGATCTTGTGCGTCGTTGTTCAGCCTTCTGATCTGTCTATTTTTGTAAGTTCCTCTGTAAAAACAGTGCCCACAAAGGGAAGGAAGAAAAATGGCTGTGGATTTAGTCTGGCTCAGTAAGCAAAAAGGATGCTGGCGGGTGCCCCAGTTGGACTCATCACTGCCATGCAGTAGTTCTCTTGTTGTCAGGCAGGCCCCCCCAGCAGCCATTATCAACAGACTAGAGTCTCTACATGGCCTTGCTTGTTTTGTTGTGTGTAGGGTGGATGAAACTGTTTTTTATCTGGGTGGTAAATCACTGCCTTGTTACCAGTGTTCAGTGATTTTTGATGCGATGCTcgtgaaaatttggaaaaaggaAATCCTGTACCCTTATCTGCACATATACACCCATACCAATAGTTTTCAGATCATGTTCTTTTACCTTTTAAAggttaatacttattatttattaatttatcatgGTAATCTTTTTGTTTCATTGATGGGTAGCTTCCAAATCCACTTCTGTAATTGCTATTGACATTGTATTAGTTGTGTAGATCTGTATTCAGGTTTTGTTACGCCAGGACGCTACCAACTGGTAACCTCAATTCTCGTTTTAAAGGCATTTGGGGCTTGACAGTATTGATTAGGCTGCCGGTAATCCCTTATTTAATTCataaacatgctttaaatttctTTGCCTCGATCCAATAATCTACAGCTGTGCCgcttcaaattgatttaactgaAACTCAGCTGAGCTTTGATGTCCTATGTCTCAGGTCTagcctctgtttggttgcctgGACATTCAAGCCCCACCTATGGGCTACGATTTCCCTGCACTTATAGAGGATACCAGTACCTTTTCGaggtttatttttaaaatacatatgaTTTTGGTTTGCAGTTGTCTGTCTGGTTATACATAGAAGGTAATAATAACTTTTACATAaggtataaaattttttagaattttacttggaaaaattaatggtttaaaattttgtttaaaaaaatttagggcAAGTCATgctttttgaaatttgtttttaaaaactgttttttttttcttttaacttaaaaacaatttttaaaaacaaatttcaaaaaaatggttaagcggtttcatgtttttaaaaactaaggaaataatttctaattgttttctattttgttttatttttaaaaattatttgcaaaGAATGATGGTCAAGCtgtgttaaaaaattttaaaaataattttttatttttaaaaataaaaagttaaatcaCAGGGCGAAACAGGTTCTGTAAGTAtcaaatgttttgattttattgcATATCTGATTCATTGTCCTAAATGAGAATGGTGATGTGGTGAGATAAGGAGAGAAATCCATTCATCTATGTGCGAAAATTGTTgcagattttaaaaaatcattaaattaaaaatattttttcttttttaattttttaactaatttatcattttctagAATCCAGAGAAATTCGTAGAATCATGTACTGTATCTTCATAAGACTCTCCAAATACTTTGTTTTCcatctatatacatatatattccATTCGTGTTGCCCTACCATTTTAAGAGATTCTGGTTGAGCACTGACGTGAGAGATAAGACCCAATCGATGGTGGCGGCTCAACCAACTTGGAAACTTTGAAGCTTGATGTATAATgcgaaaaataataatatcaatcACAGGAAGGAAATAGGGTCTAAAATAATCCTTCgaattttggaattatttttgttttctagaacTAGAtaattgtttataaaataatataaattatgccataatttgatattttctatataGACTCAGGGCAGAGATTTAATTGGCCGTGTTATTGTTTTACGAATAACAGGACAACTTCATTCCTATTAATCCCCTAACCCTTATACGGTTAGCTTCTTGTTACGGTCAGGGTTAGCGTTGTATTCCAGCAGCGAGCCTGTTTCAACCTTATCCTGGAAAACCTTATCCTCCAAATTGCAGAAACCGCTATTCCGCCTTTTCCAGGATCCACAACAGGTTCGTTTCCATTCACCCCTCAATTCTTTTTCtgcttattttctttctctgtgatgcctctttaatttttctatctGTTTCTCTCTAGTCTCTTGTTTTTGGGTTTGAATAATTCTtgtatttgaattttcttttatttattcatagcGTAGAAGATGGTAATGCGAAACCCCCTTGAATTTTAAACTCAGTTTGatctttcttttaattttaggGATGAAAGATTAAGGGTTGGGTTTTGTAGGAGTGAAATCACTCTGAGCAAGCTTATACGGGTAAGAATTTGGAATTTGATAAAAACTGATTGAATTGTGCATTGTCGAATgaattcctttttgttttctcttgggTTGTTTTTGAAATTTAGTGAAGCCGAGTGGGAGGCCCGTTTGGGTTCAATACTGAGGCGTTATAAATCTTTGTGGGTGTTTGGGACAtgggttttcttctttttctgtttGGATTGAGGGCCGCCTATTAgtttctctttgttttgttCTAAGTGGATTTGGAACCGTAGGCTTGGTTGTCGTCCTTTGGAAAAAGGTGGGCTTGCGGTACAAGTACTACTAACGCCTGTGTTTGGCATAAGTTTGTGCTGCAAATTAGCCTTTGTCTTGGATAAAGATATTCCTATTACAACTTGTTCTGAAGTTTTCTGTTGGAAACCTCATACATTGAAGTCCACCTCTTTGTTTGGGGATCAATTGAACTTTAAATTCGGAACCCATTCTATGGTGTGAGCTTTGTTGATGAGGAAACCATTTTCAGAAAtgcgaaaaagaaaaaaatttggtgAAATTAAGCTGCTACTCTACTGAACTTGAATTAGGATGTGCTGAACTTTGTGTGATGTTGTCTTAGTCATTGAACTTTATGCCATTCCGGTGTTGTTCAAATCCcgaaaaagataaaagaaaagaaaacatgttGTGAGGAGACACATCCAGTCTTCTTGAAGCCTGACAAAGAGATTAAACTTTGGAGtcataatccaaaaaaaaagggaaacaaatttggaatttggaagCTGAGGGAGAAACTAAGATGAAGAGTTGCAGGAAATATGAATTAATATGTTGACCGAAAGGTTGTGAACTTCTGATAGAATAGGTCTTAATATGAATGTAGATGCAAAGACATTGATAAAAACATGGCAAATTATAACTTGGAGTCTCTTTTATTCTAGTAAAGGTTTAGTGACACTATAATATGAAGACCATTTTTTAGCAGGTGTGTGGAATTTCAGGGTCTTACTCCTTGTCATTCTTTCAATCAACAAAACTGAAAACACGTTCAGAAGTGATTTCTTTTGCTTTTGATGCTAGATTGAAACAATTATGCCTGTTTTCATACCAAAAATTTTTGGTAACTCCATACATCTTCTATAGAGTTCCATGGCTAAGTGGCTTCTTTATTAGAGATGGTTTAGAGCCTCATAACTAAAAGGAAGTGCAACAAAGTGATGGAATAACTCAATAAAACCTCTTGTACTTTAAATAGGACAAATTTGGATTACAATTTTGTTGTGCAGTTTGCTGTTGTCTTACAGCCAGAAGAGTAGTGGACTGTAATAGGTAATAGAGAAATTTGATTAATGCATGTCTTTTAATCCATCATGATTCTTTTTTGGAAGTTTACCTCTTCTACTTATACCTTTCCTCAAATTGTAGACAGATGGGTGTCCGAGCCCGAAACGGTAATGATCGCTTCAGGACAATTTGGACACCAGAAATGGATCGGTATTTTATTGACCTCATGTTAGAGCAAGTCAACAAGGGGAATAGGATAGATGATCATTTATTCAGCAAACGAGCATGGAAGCAAATGACAGCATTGTTCAAtgcaaaattcaattttcaatatgAGAAAGATGTCCTGAAAAATCGTCACAAAACACTGAGGAACCTTTACAAGGCTATAAAGAATCTCCTTTGTCAGAGGGGCTTTAGCTGGGATGAACAGCGACAAATGGTGACTGCTGATAATAATGTCTGGGATGAATATATCAAGGTACAATGCTTGctttattattcaaaattatttcatgTTTGTTCCTGGAGTCTTACAGATTGTACTTGCAGGGACACCCAGATGCAAGGTCATATAGAATAAAAACTATCCCATATTACAATGACTTGTGTTTTATATATAGAAATGCAACCCCTGAGCAAAAGGGTAATCATTTTGGCCATGATGGCAACCTTGACAATAGCATATCAGGATCAAAGATGAGTGGAATATCCCCTGTTACGTCTGTTGATGATGGGGAACCAACTGACATTATTCACGAGTCATCACATTCAGGTGGGAACAAGATAGTAACTGCCACTCAGCCAATGAGCCTGGGTGAGGTGGCTGTGGAGGCTCTCCATGACATCATGATCAATGAAGAGTATGACATCTCTTTGTCAAAAGAAACTGTGGATGAAAAACCTCAAGCTCCACCAGGTGAAACAGGCCCCAGCATGAGTCATCGTACAAGGACTTATTGGCAACCACCCATGGACCGTTATTTCATTGACCTCATGCTAGATCAAGTGCAGAAAGGGAACCAGGTTGATGGTGTATTCCGAAAACAAGCATGGATGGAGATGATTGCGTCGTTTAATGCTAAATTTGGCTTTAAGTATGATATGGATGTTTTGAAAAACCGATTCAAAACTCTGAGAAGGCAATATAATGTCATTCGGAGCCTCCTTGACTTGAATGGGTTTATCTGGGATGACACACGACAAATGGTGACTGCTGATGATTGCGTCTGGCAGGATTATATCAAGGTGTGTCTTTCATTTTATTCAATTTGGCTGTGTTTGGAGTCCACCTGGAATGGAAATCACTCTATTTTGTTTTCATagaatttaaaagaattattattgTTGATGCTTATTAAGATTGCAAGAAAGGATATTGTTTCTTATCAGCTTCGGTTGATAACTTAAATTCTCTCT includes:
- the LOC100265757 gene encoding L10-interacting MYB domain-containing protein, which produces MGVRARNGNDRFRTIWTPEMDRYFIDLMLEQVNKGNRIDDHLFSKRAWKQMTALFNAKFNFQYEKDVLKNRHKTLRNLYKAIKNLLCQRGFSWDEQRQMVTADNNVWDEYIKGHPDARSYRIKTIPYYNDLCFIYRNATPEQKGNHFGHDGNLDNSISGSKMSGISPVTSVDDGEPTDIIHESSHSGGNKIVTATQPMSLGEVAVEALHDIMINEEYDISLSKETVDEKPQAPPGETGPSMSHRTRTYWQPPMDRYFIDLMLDQVQKGNQVDGVFRKQAWMEMIASFNAKFGFKYDMDVLKNRFKTLRRQYNVIRSLLDLNGFIWDDTRQMVTADDCVWQDYIKTHTNARQYMTRPVPYYQDLCVICRELSIDGRDTDLGYDEPDDIPEVKFQGVLKISESPAASFSSEEQLGELKESSHSGLRRNKRQLENPSNSATPKRIRKKDGNMASALREMVTAVSSISEKNKDDENSGSISIESVIEAVQALPDMDEELVLDACDFLEDEKKAKTFLALDVKLRKKWLIRKLRPQQL
- the LOC100243435 gene encoding uncharacterized protein LOC100243435 isoform X1, producing MSGSGGFAVSRTPSGDRFYNSPAMRRHQQLLLQQQQQVEQRRHQQQKQLRSEPAAEAEARTDSDDSTLSKPSVCSASPPRPAANMTNIDRLVESVTPVVPAQYTSEASIRGWRTREIDHNPFFFLGDLWESFKEWSVYGVGVPLLLNGSDSVKQYYVPFLSGIQLYIDPRKPLSWLRRPGEESDAESSRETSSAGSSDCEAERRAKGVADGAWSQHNPMNLNSQRMSRLSLREKSHMSSSSDEAEVCNSPGLRVFEYLEQEQPHIRKPLADKISVLAAQFPEIGMYRSCDLLPASWMSVAWYPIYRIPMGQTLRDLDASFLTFHSLSTHSRSKGQTQLHGSSGRKVYGVDSLPKISLPVFGLASYKLKGSILTPSGNEEFQQASSLLQDAGNWLKRLQVDLPDYQFFLSHNSQWR